From Agromyces sp. SYSU T00194, a single genomic window includes:
- a CDS encoding GuaB3 family IMP dehydrogenase-related protein produces the protein MTQEIEIGRAKRGRRVYAFDDVAIVPSRRTRNPEDVSVSWTIDAYQFEIPILAAPMDSVVSPTTAIAIGRLGGLGVLDLEGLWTRYEDPEPLLAEIRSLPPETATARMQQIYSEPIRPELVTARLAEIRAAGVTVAGALSPQRTQELYETVVAAGVDLFVIRGTTVSAEHVSKGDEPLNLKKFIYELDVPVIVGGAATYTAALHLMRTGAAGVLVGFGGGAASTTRASLGIHAPMATAVADVAGARRDYLDESGGRYVHVIADGGLGHSGDIVKAIACGADAVMLGSTLARATDAPGGGFHWGAEAHHPQLPRGKRVRVGQIAPLEEVLFGPATAAEGTANLIGALRKSMATTGYSDLKEFQRVEVVAAPYGLQ, from the coding sequence GTGACCCAGGAGATCGAGATCGGCCGTGCCAAGCGCGGTCGCCGCGTGTACGCGTTCGACGACGTCGCGATCGTGCCGAGCCGGCGCACGCGCAATCCGGAGGACGTGTCGGTCTCGTGGACGATCGACGCGTACCAGTTCGAGATCCCGATCCTCGCGGCCCCGATGGATTCGGTCGTCTCGCCGACGACCGCGATCGCGATCGGCCGGCTCGGGGGCCTCGGCGTGCTCGACCTCGAGGGGCTCTGGACCCGCTACGAGGACCCGGAGCCGCTCCTGGCCGAGATCCGCTCGCTGCCGCCCGAGACGGCCACGGCCCGCATGCAGCAGATCTACTCCGAGCCGATCCGGCCCGAGCTGGTGACGGCGCGGCTGGCCGAGATCCGCGCGGCGGGCGTCACCGTCGCCGGCGCGCTCTCGCCGCAGCGCACCCAGGAGCTGTACGAGACCGTGGTCGCGGCGGGCGTCGACCTGTTCGTCATCCGGGGCACGACGGTCTCGGCCGAGCACGTGTCGAAGGGCGACGAGCCGCTCAACCTGAAGAAGTTCATCTACGAGCTCGACGTGCCCGTGATCGTCGGCGGCGCGGCCACCTACACGGCGGCGCTGCACCTCATGCGCACCGGCGCCGCGGGCGTGCTCGTCGGGTTCGGCGGCGGCGCGGCCTCGACCACGCGCGCTTCGCTCGGCATCCACGCGCCGATGGCGACCGCGGTCGCCGACGTCGCGGGCGCCCGGCGCGACTACCTCGACGAGTCGGGCGGCCGCTACGTGCACGTCATCGCCGACGGCGGGCTGGGGCACTCCGGCGACATCGTGAAGGCGATCGCGTGCGGCGCCGACGCCGTGATGCTCGGCTCCACGCTGGCGCGGGCGACGGATGCGCCGGGCGGCGGCTTCCACTGGGGCGCCGAGGCGCACCACCCCCAGCTCCCGCGCGGCAAGCGCGTGCGCGTCGGGCAGATCGCGCCCCTCGAGGAGGTGCTCTTCGGCCCGGCCACCGCCGCCGAGGGCACCGCGAACCTGATCGGCGCGCTGCGGAAGTCGATGGCGACCACCGGGTACTCCGACCTGAAGGAGTTCCAGCGGGTCGAGGTCGTCGCCGCGCCCTACGGCCTGCAGTAG
- the guaB gene encoding IMP dehydrogenase, which yields MDEQPDPFGFTGLTYDDVLLLPGQTDVIPSEADTTSRLTRRIEVATPLLSSAMDTVTEQRMAIAMAREGGIGILHRNLSIEDQAQQVDQVKRSESGMITNPVTTHPDATVAEVDAMCGRYRVSGLPVIDDEGILVGIITNRDMRFVSDFEKPTTRVRDVMTKAPLVTGKVGIDPDDAVAIFAQHKIEKLPLIDASGRLTGLITVKDFEKSEKYPHATKDDEGRLRVGAAIGFFGDAWERAGLLRDAGVDVLVVDTANGQSSGVLEIIARLKADPAFAGIDVIGGNVATRAGAQALIDAGADAVKVGVGPGSICTTRVVAGVGVPQVTAVYEASLAARQAGVPLIADGGLQYSGDIAKALVAGADTVMLGSLLAGTAESPGELIFVNGKQFKQYRGMGSLGALQTRGEKTSYSKDRYFQADVPNDDKLIPEGIEGQVPYRGPLSAVAYQLVGGLRQSMFYVGARTVPELKAKGKFVRITPAGLKESHPHDVQIVVEAPNYRK from the coding sequence ATGGACGAGCAGCCCGATCCGTTCGGCTTCACGGGACTCACCTACGACGACGTGCTGCTGCTGCCCGGGCAGACCGACGTCATCCCGAGCGAGGCCGACACGACCTCGCGCCTCACCCGCCGGATCGAGGTGGCCACGCCGCTGCTCTCCTCCGCGATGGACACCGTGACCGAGCAGCGCATGGCGATCGCCATGGCGCGCGAGGGCGGCATCGGCATCCTGCACCGCAACCTCTCGATCGAGGACCAGGCCCAGCAGGTCGACCAGGTCAAGCGCTCGGAGTCGGGCATGATCACGAACCCGGTGACGACCCACCCCGACGCGACGGTGGCCGAGGTCGACGCGATGTGCGGGCGCTACCGCGTCTCGGGCCTCCCGGTGATCGACGACGAGGGCATCCTGGTCGGCATCATCACGAACCGCGACATGCGCTTCGTCTCGGACTTCGAGAAGCCGACGACGCGCGTGCGCGACGTGATGACGAAGGCGCCGCTCGTGACCGGCAAGGTGGGCATCGACCCCGACGACGCCGTGGCCATCTTCGCCCAGCACAAGATCGAGAAGCTCCCGCTGATCGACGCGAGCGGGCGCCTCACCGGCCTCATCACGGTGAAGGACTTCGAGAAGTCGGAGAAGTACCCGCACGCCACCAAGGACGACGAGGGACGCCTGCGCGTGGGCGCCGCGATCGGCTTCTTCGGCGACGCGTGGGAGCGCGCGGGGCTGCTGCGCGACGCGGGCGTCGACGTGCTCGTCGTCGACACCGCCAACGGCCAGAGCTCCGGCGTGCTCGAGATCATCGCCCGGCTGAAGGCCGACCCGGCGTTCGCCGGCATCGACGTGATCGGCGGCAACGTCGCCACCCGGGCGGGCGCGCAGGCGCTCATCGATGCGGGGGCGGATGCCGTCAAGGTCGGCGTGGGCCCGGGCTCGATCTGCACGACGCGCGTGGTCGCGGGCGTCGGCGTGCCCCAGGTGACGGCCGTCTACGAGGCATCCCTCGCCGCGCGCCAGGCGGGCGTGCCGCTCATCGCCGACGGCGGCCTCCAGTACTCCGGTGACATCGCGAAGGCGCTGGTGGCGGGAGCGGACACCGTCATGCTCGGGTCGCTGCTCGCGGGCACCGCGGAGAGCCCCGGCGAGCTCATCTTCGTCAACGGCAAGCAGTTCAAGCAGTACCGCGGCATGGGCTCGCTCGGCGCGCTGCAGACCCGCGGCGAGAAGACGTCGTATTCGAAGGACCGGTACTTCCAGGCCGACGTGCCGAACGACGACAAGCTCATCCCCGAGGGGATCGAGGGCCAGGTGCCCTACCGAGGGCCGCTCTCGGCGGTCGCGTACCAGCTCGTCGGCGGCCTGCGGCAGTCGATGTTCTACGTCGGCGCGCGCACCGTCCCCGAGCTGAAGGCCAAGGGCAAGTTCGTGCGGATCACCCCCGCCGGCCTGAAGGAGTCGCACCCGCACGACGTTCAGATCGTGGTCGAGGCGCCCAACTACCGGAAGTAG
- a CDS encoding ABC transporter permease subunit encodes MVFAVLALMGVTASAAVAEETDDGTGQEEVVEYDYHFRGNVQFEGEPLAGVAITIEGPGGFEAMVETDADGRWEVGVPEKVAYTVTLDEETLPEGVIVAEGGATREAEFGQTSNASVNFFLGEGQRVTQNIWSQVLDRAVTGLNFGLLLALASIGLSLIFGTTGLSNFAHAEMVTFGALMMLTFSVYVGLPVWLAIIVALILSAALGWVLDAGLWKPLRRRGVAIVPLMIVSIGLSLAMRYLFQFFYGGTTQQLPGATIPPTIILGPISLSWIDVTSMAVSVIALLGFGYFLTRTRIGKATRAVSDNPSLASASGIDVDRVIRIVWVLGALLAGLSGILFAYYRPGVSWDMGFQLLLLIFAAVTLGGLGTAFGALVGSLIVGLFVELSTLWLPSDLKYVGALVVLILVLLFRPQGILGRRERIG; translated from the coding sequence ATGGTCTTCGCGGTGCTCGCCCTGATGGGCGTCACGGCATCGGCCGCCGTCGCGGAGGAGACCGACGACGGCACCGGCCAGGAGGAGGTCGTCGAGTACGACTACCACTTCCGCGGCAACGTCCAGTTCGAGGGCGAGCCGCTCGCGGGCGTGGCCATCACGATCGAGGGCCCCGGCGGGTTCGAGGCGATGGTCGAGACCGACGCCGACGGCCGCTGGGAGGTGGGCGTCCCCGAGAAGGTCGCCTACACCGTCACCCTCGACGAGGAGACCCTCCCCGAGGGCGTCATCGTCGCCGAGGGCGGCGCGACCCGCGAGGCCGAGTTCGGCCAGACCAGCAATGCCTCCGTCAACTTCTTCCTCGGCGAGGGGCAGCGCGTCACGCAGAACATCTGGAGCCAAGTGCTCGACCGGGCGGTGACGGGCCTCAACTTCGGCCTGCTGCTCGCGCTCGCCTCGATCGGCCTGTCGCTCATCTTCGGCACGACCGGCCTGTCGAACTTCGCGCACGCGGAGATGGTCACGTTCGGTGCGCTCATGATGCTGACGTTCTCGGTCTACGTCGGGCTGCCGGTGTGGCTGGCGATCATCGTCGCGCTCATCCTGAGCGCCGCACTCGGCTGGGTGCTCGACGCCGGGCTGTGGAAGCCGCTCCGGCGACGCGGCGTGGCGATCGTGCCGCTCATGATCGTCTCCATCGGACTCTCGCTGGCCATGCGCTACCTGTTCCAGTTCTTCTACGGCGGCACGACGCAGCAGCTGCCCGGCGCGACCATCCCGCCGACGATCATCCTCGGACCGATCTCCCTGTCCTGGATCGACGTGACGTCGATGGCCGTCAGCGTCATCGCGCTCCTCGGCTTCGGCTACTTCCTGACCCGTACGCGCATCGGCAAGGCGACGCGCGCCGTCTCCGACAACCCGAGCCTCGCGTCCGCCAGCGGCATCGACGTCGACCGGGTCATCCGCATCGTCTGGGTGCTCGGAGCGCTGCTCGCCGGCCTCAGCGGCATCCTCTTCGCCTACTACCGCCCCGGCGTCAGCTGGGACATGGGCTTCCAGCTGCTGCTGCTGATCTTCGCCGCAGTCACCCTGGGCGGCCTCGGCACCGCGTTCGGCGCGCTCGTCGGTTCGCTCATCGTCGGCCTGTTCGTCGAGCTGTCGACGCTGTGGCTGCCGAGCGACCTGAAGTACGTCGGCGCGCTGGTGGTGCTGATCCTGGTGCTGCTGTTCCGGCCACAGGGCATCCTGGGCCGTCGAGAGAGAATCGGATAG
- a CDS encoding branched-chain amino acid ABC transporter permease, with product MLDWGAIFGNAAIEFISPTTAAYALAALGLAVHFGYTGLLNFGQAGFMAIGAYGYALSALRFGLPIWACVLIGIGASVVFALILGIPTLRLRADYLAIVTIAAAEIVRLLFTTNEFDAFTGSASGLSAFQRDLEALNPLPDGSYGFGPWNFSDRTWFFLIIAWVVVAICALLTWMLMRSPWGRVIKGIREDEDAVRSLGKNVYSYKMQSLILGGVFGTLAGMLFVFPRAVVPSYFQPTLTFFVYAILLLGGAATILGPIVGSMVFWVLLSFFSGFVARAVAAGWFPFMTQVQAGQLRFILVGVAIILIVVFMPQGILGNKKELAFVK from the coding sequence ATGCTCGACTGGGGAGCGATCTTCGGCAATGCCGCAATCGAATTCATCAGCCCGACCACCGCGGCGTACGCGCTCGCGGCGCTGGGCCTCGCCGTCCACTTCGGCTACACGGGCCTGCTGAACTTCGGCCAGGCCGGGTTCATGGCCATCGGCGCCTACGGCTACGCGCTCTCGGCGCTGCGCTTCGGACTCCCGATCTGGGCCTGCGTGCTCATCGGCATCGGGGCATCCGTCGTCTTCGCCCTGATCCTCGGCATCCCGACCCTGCGGCTGCGCGCCGACTACCTCGCCATCGTGACGATCGCGGCGGCGGAGATCGTGCGCCTGCTGTTCACGACCAACGAGTTCGACGCGTTCACCGGCTCGGCGAGCGGGCTCTCGGCCTTCCAGCGCGACCTCGAGGCCCTGAACCCGCTGCCCGACGGTTCGTACGGGTTCGGGCCGTGGAACTTCAGCGACCGCACGTGGTTCTTCCTGATCATCGCGTGGGTCGTCGTGGCGATCTGCGCCCTGCTCACCTGGATGCTCATGCGCAGCCCCTGGGGCCGCGTCATCAAGGGCATCCGCGAGGACGAGGACGCCGTGCGCTCGCTCGGCAAGAACGTCTACTCGTACAAGATGCAGAGCCTCATCCTCGGCGGCGTCTTCGGCACCCTGGCGGGCATGCTCTTCGTGTTCCCCCGTGCGGTGGTGCCGTCGTACTTCCAGCCGACGCTGACGTTCTTCGTCTACGCGATCCTGCTGCTCGGCGGCGCCGCCACCATCCTCGGTCCGATCGTGGGGTCGATGGTCTTCTGGGTCCTGCTGTCGTTCTTCTCCGGCTTCGTGGCTCGCGCCGTCGCCGCCGGCTGGTTCCCGTTCATGACCCAGGTGCAGGCCGGGCAGCTCCGGTTCATCCTCGTGGGCGTGGCGATCATCCTGATCGTCGTGTTCATGCCACAGGGCATCCTCGGCAACAAGAAGGAGTTGGCCTTTGTCAAGTGA
- a CDS encoding ABC transporter ATP-binding protein, whose amino-acid sequence MSSDTVPSKRPEKTTGLHVGDPAPGVKKVDPILVADSVKRTFGGLTAVDVDHVEIPRNAITALIGPNGAGKTTFFNLLTGFDRPDTGKWEFDGRPLAHVPAYRVARMGLIRTFQLTKSLGLLTVMDNMKLGAKGQSGENIFRALLPFLWRGEEQANEEKALDLLTRFKLDAKKDDYAASLSGGQRKLLEMARALMSDPTLVMLDEPMAGVNPALTQSLLDHILDLKAEGMTVLFVEHDMHMVRHIADWVIVMAEGRVVAEGDPHEVMQDPAVIDAYLGSHHDSDLGETESEHVTAMKELIDDEQ is encoded by the coding sequence TTGTCAAGTGACACCGTTCCCTCGAAGCGCCCCGAGAAGACGACCGGGCTGCACGTCGGCGATCCCGCGCCGGGCGTGAAGAAGGTCGATCCGATCCTCGTCGCCGACAGCGTCAAGCGCACCTTCGGCGGTCTCACGGCCGTCGACGTCGACCACGTCGAGATCCCCCGCAACGCGATCACGGCCCTCATCGGGCCGAACGGTGCGGGCAAGACCACGTTCTTCAACCTGCTCACCGGCTTCGACCGGCCCGACACCGGCAAGTGGGAGTTCGACGGGCGTCCCCTCGCGCACGTGCCGGCCTACCGGGTCGCGCGCATGGGGCTCATCCGCACCTTCCAGCTGACCAAGTCGCTCGGCCTGCTGACCGTCATGGACAACATGAAGCTCGGCGCCAAGGGACAGTCGGGCGAGAACATCTTCCGGGCGCTCCTGCCGTTCCTGTGGCGCGGCGAGGAGCAGGCGAACGAGGAGAAGGCGCTCGACCTCCTCACCCGGTTCAAGCTCGACGCGAAGAAGGACGACTACGCGGCGAGCCTCTCCGGCGGCCAGCGCAAGCTCCTCGAGATGGCGCGGGCGCTCATGAGCGACCCGACGCTCGTCATGCTCGACGAGCCGATGGCGGGCGTGAACCCGGCGCTGACCCAGTCGCTGCTCGACCACATCCTCGACCTCAAGGCCGAGGGCATGACGGTGCTCTTCGTCGAGCACGACATGCACATGGTGCGTCACATCGCGGACTGGGTCATCGTCATGGCCGAGGGCCGCGTGGTCGCCGAGGGCGACCCGCACGAGGTCATGCAGGACCCCGCCGTGATCGACGCCTACCTGGGCAGCCACCACGACAGCGACCTCGGCGAGACCGAGTCCGAGCACGTCACGGCGATGAAGGAGCTCATCGATGACGAACAGTGA
- a CDS encoding ABC transporter ATP-binding protein, with product MTNSEPSSTPVLEPEGEMVVDVRGVTAGYLPGVNILNDCSLQARDGELIGIIGPNGAGKSTLLKSIFGLVKVRDGGIFLRGEEITNLKANKLVAKGVGFVPQTNNVFPTLTIQENLEMGVFQRPKDLKHRLEFVVDIFPELGKRLSQRAGSLSGGERQMVAMSRALMMGPHVLLLDEPSAGLSPVRQDEAFLRVKEINRAGVTTIMVEQNARRCLQICDRGYVLDQGHDAYTGTGRELLNDPKVIGLYLGTLGQEE from the coding sequence ATGACGAACAGTGAACCCAGCAGCACCCCGGTCCTCGAGCCCGAGGGCGAGATGGTCGTCGACGTGCGCGGCGTCACGGCCGGGTACCTCCCCGGTGTGAACATCCTCAACGACTGCTCGCTCCAGGCCCGCGACGGCGAGCTCATCGGCATCATCGGGCCGAACGGCGCGGGCAAGTCCACGCTGCTGAAGTCGATCTTCGGCCTCGTGAAGGTGCGCGACGGCGGCATCTTCCTGCGCGGCGAGGAGATCACCAACCTCAAGGCGAACAAGCTCGTCGCCAAGGGCGTGGGCTTCGTGCCGCAGACGAACAACGTGTTCCCGACGCTGACCATCCAGGAGAACCTCGAGATGGGCGTCTTCCAGCGCCCGAAGGACCTGAAGCACCGGCTCGAGTTCGTGGTCGACATCTTCCCCGAGCTCGGCAAGCGCCTCTCGCAGCGCGCGGGCTCGCTCTCGGGCGGTGAGCGACAGATGGTCGCCATGTCGCGCGCGCTGATGATGGGGCCGCACGTCCTGCTGCTCGACGAGCCGTCGGCCGGCCTCTCCCCCGTGCGCCAGGACGAGGCCTTCCTGCGCGTCAAGGAGATCAACCGCGCCGGCGTCACGACGATCATGGTCGAGCAGAACGCACGTCGCTGCCTGCAGATCTGCGACCGCGGCTACGTGCTCGACCAGGGGCACGACGCCTACACGGGCACCGGCCGCGAGCTGCTGAACGACCCGAAGGTCATCGGGCTGTACCTCGGCACGCTGGGCCAGGAGGAGTAG
- a CDS encoding ABC transporter substrate-binding protein — MSVIAKASAKRSARAAWTGIALAGVSALLLTACSTGDTSEPTESEDAAASGDANPIEPGERDLTLKIGTILPQSGALAFLGPPEEAGVALAAQEINEADLGITVDVVYRDSGDTTTDTATVSVTDLLSQDVSGIVGAASSGVSKTVIDQIVAAGVVQFSPANTSADFTDYDDDNLYWRTAPSDTLQGEVLGNLIASDGNATLGMIVLNDPYGTGLAEFTKTAFEAAGGEVVAEELFNEGDSNFDSQIAGVTAANPDAIALITFDQAKIITPALVGEGFPGDKLYFVDGNLADYSADFAPGLVEGAKGTLPGLDTATLGDFTDNLLTIDDSLTDFSYAAESYDAVILLALAAYAANSTDGADIAEYLQQVSGGIAGVGEKVTTFADAAALLADGEQVDYDGPSGPVTFDENGDPTEATIGIFQYGADGTYERIGDG, encoded by the coding sequence ATGAGCGTAATCGCGAAGGCCTCGGCCAAGCGCTCGGCTCGCGCGGCCTGGACGGGGATCGCCCTTGCGGGTGTGTCCGCCCTCCTCCTCACCGCGTGCAGCACGGGTGATACGTCCGAGCCGACCGAGTCCGAAGATGCGGCCGCCTCCGGCGACGCAAACCCGATCGAACCCGGCGAGCGTGACCTCACGCTGAAGATCGGCACGATCCTCCCGCAGAGTGGTGCCCTCGCCTTCCTCGGCCCGCCCGAGGAGGCCGGTGTGGCCCTCGCCGCGCAGGAGATCAACGAGGCCGACCTCGGCATCACCGTCGACGTCGTCTACCGCGACTCGGGTGACACCACCACCGACACCGCGACCGTCTCGGTGACCGACCTCCTCTCGCAGGACGTCTCGGGCATCGTCGGCGCCGCCTCGTCGGGTGTCTCGAAGACCGTCATCGACCAGATCGTCGCCGCCGGCGTCGTGCAGTTCTCGCCGGCCAACACGTCGGCCGACTTCACCGACTACGACGACGACAACCTGTACTGGCGCACCGCTCCGTCGGACACGCTCCAGGGCGAGGTGCTCGGCAACCTGATCGCGTCGGACGGCAACGCGACGCTCGGCATGATCGTGCTGAACGACCCGTACGGCACCGGCCTCGCGGAGTTCACCAAGACCGCGTTCGAGGCTGCCGGCGGCGAGGTCGTCGCCGAGGAGCTCTTCAACGAGGGCGACTCGAACTTCGACTCGCAGATCGCCGGCGTGACCGCCGCCAACCCGGACGCGATCGCGCTGATCACGTTCGACCAGGCGAAGATCATCACCCCGGCGCTCGTGGGCGAGGGCTTCCCCGGCGACAAGCTGTACTTCGTCGACGGCAACCTGGCCGACTACAGCGCGGACTTCGCGCCGGGTCTGGTCGAGGGCGCCAAGGGCACCCTTCCCGGTCTCGACACCGCCACCCTCGGTGACTTCACCGACAACCTGCTGACGATCGACGACTCGCTGACCGACTTCAGCTACGCCGCCGAGTCGTACGACGCGGTCATCCTGCTGGCGCTCGCGGCCTACGCGGCCAACAGCACCGACGGCGCCGACATCGCCGAGTACCTCCAGCAGGTCTCGGGCGGCATCGCGGGCGTGGGCGAGAAGGTCACGACCTTCGCCGACGCCGCTGCGCTGCTCGCCGACGGCGAGCAGGTCGACTACGACGGTCCGTCGGGCCCGGTCACGTTCGACGAGAACGGCGACCCGACCGAGGCGACCATCGGTATCTTCCAGTACGGTGCCGACGGCACCTACGAGCGCATCGGCGACGGATAG
- the rarD gene encoding EamA family transporter RarD, producing the protein MTDSSRRPPPVPAAGVPAGTRRAGFAFAFAAYGLWGILPLYFLALAPTGPFEIVAWRVLLSLVFCALLLTVARTWRPLLALARDRRVLLTMGAAGALIYVNWQTYVYATATGQVVEASLGYFINPIVTVFLGVLVLRERLRPLQWIAVGISFAAVLVLTVAHGGLPWIALALAFSFGCYGLIKKRVGDRVDAVAGLTLETAWLTPVAIVQLVVVAATSGLTLGAAGPAHAVLLLCAGAVTAVPLLAFAAGARRLPLVSMGFIQYLAPVIQFIVGVAVLGEPMPAERWVGFALVWLAIALLLADLARAAGRGRAARRALSASDDRDAPEAPVGPI; encoded by the coding sequence GTGACCGACTCCTCGCGGCGCCCGCCGCCCGTGCCGGCAGCCGGCGTCCCCGCGGGCACGCGCCGTGCCGGGTTCGCGTTCGCGTTCGCGGCCTACGGGCTCTGGGGCATCCTGCCGCTGTACTTCCTCGCGCTCGCGCCGACCGGCCCGTTCGAGATCGTCGCCTGGCGCGTGCTGCTCTCGCTCGTGTTCTGCGCGCTCCTGCTCACCGTCGCGCGCACCTGGCGGCCGTTGCTCGCGCTCGCACGCGATCGGCGCGTGCTGCTCACCATGGGTGCCGCCGGCGCGCTCATCTACGTCAACTGGCAGACCTACGTCTACGCGACCGCGACCGGCCAGGTCGTCGAGGCGTCGCTCGGCTACTTCATCAACCCGATCGTGACGGTCTTCCTCGGCGTGCTGGTGCTGCGAGAGCGGCTCCGCCCGTTGCAGTGGATCGCGGTCGGCATCTCGTTCGCGGCGGTGCTCGTGCTCACGGTGGCGCACGGCGGCCTGCCCTGGATCGCCCTCGCGCTCGCCTTCTCGTTCGGCTGCTACGGGTTGATCAAGAAGCGCGTCGGCGATCGGGTCGACGCGGTCGCCGGACTGACGCTGGAGACCGCGTGGCTCACCCCGGTGGCGATCGTGCAGCTGGTGGTCGTCGCCGCGACGTCGGGCCTCACGCTCGGCGCTGCGGGACCGGCGCACGCCGTGCTCCTCCTGTGCGCCGGCGCGGTCACCGCGGTGCCGCTCCTCGCGTTCGCGGCAGGGGCGCGCCGCCTTCCCCTCGTGTCGATGGGCTTCATCCAGTACCTCGCGCCGGTGATCCAGTTCATCGTCGGGGTCGCCGTGCTCGGCGAGCCCATGCCGGCCGAGCGATGGGTCGGGTTCGCGCTGGTCTGGCTCGCCATCGCACTGCTGCTGGCGGACCTCGCGCGGGCCGCAGGGCGCGGCAGGGCGGCCCGGAGGGCCCTTTCCGCTTCCGATGACCGGGACGCCCCGGAAGCGCCCGTGGGCCCCATCTGA
- the groES gene encoding co-chaperone GroES translates to MSVSIKPLEDRIVIQQVEAEQTTASGLVIPDTAKEKPQEGEVVAVGPGRIDDNGNRVPLDVAVGDKVIYSKYGGTEVKFGGQDYLVLSARDVLAVVVR, encoded by the coding sequence GTGTCGGTCTCCATCAAGCCGCTCGAGGATCGCATCGTCATCCAGCAGGTCGAGGCGGAGCAGACCACCGCTTCGGGTCTCGTCATCCCGGACACCGCGAAGGAGAAGCCCCAGGAGGGCGAGGTCGTCGCAGTGGGCCCGGGTCGCATCGACGACAACGGCAACCGCGTCCCGCTCGACGTCGCAGTCGGCGACAAGGTGATCTACTCGAAGTACGGCGGAACCGAGGTCAAGTTCGGCGGCCAGGACTACCTGGTGCTGTCGGCCCGCGACGTCCTCGCGGTCGTCGTCCGCTAG
- a CDS encoding class I SAM-dependent methyltransferase: MDRAELVELLSPEGLRLLDSLPRWTGRDQVVSTVSRLRREGHSPGVVAAALTQSRLRARAEAKFGPFAERMLFTEAGLEQATRLRVAALHAGRFDAAGLRRIADLGCGIGGDALAMAAIDLEVTAVEADEVTAAIAAYNLTPFAQARVVHADAASVPLDDVDAAWLDPARRRVEQGTTTRLSEADYSPSLDTVFAIAERMPVGVKLGPGTDRDVIPDDAEAQWVSVDGDLVEMVLWTGVLARDGVRRAALVLRDDGAHEMTAAADSADEETGPLGAVVYEPDPAVIRSRLIGDLARRLGARMVGDGIAYLTADELTVTPFATAFRVLEQLPPDEDDLRRALRQRDIGVLEIKKRGVDVDPAALRKRLKLRGDRSATVILTRAQGRHVALLAERA; this comes from the coding sequence ATGGATCGCGCCGAGCTGGTCGAGCTGCTGAGCCCCGAGGGCCTCCGGCTGCTCGACTCGCTCCCCCGCTGGACGGGTCGCGACCAGGTCGTGTCGACCGTCAGCCGGCTCCGCAGGGAGGGTCACTCACCGGGGGTCGTCGCGGCGGCGCTCACGCAGTCGCGCCTGCGCGCCCGCGCCGAGGCGAAGTTCGGCCCGTTCGCCGAGCGCATGCTGTTCACCGAGGCCGGGCTCGAGCAGGCCACCCGGCTCCGCGTCGCCGCGCTCCACGCGGGGCGGTTCGACGCCGCCGGCCTCCGTCGCATCGCCGACCTCGGCTGCGGCATCGGCGGCGACGCGCTCGCCATGGCCGCGATCGACCTCGAGGTGACCGCGGTCGAGGCCGACGAGGTCACCGCGGCGATCGCCGCCTACAACCTCACGCCGTTCGCGCAGGCGCGGGTGGTGCATGCCGACGCGGCATCCGTGCCCCTCGACGACGTCGACGCCGCCTGGCTCGACCCCGCCCGCCGACGGGTCGAGCAGGGCACCACGACCCGGCTCTCCGAAGCCGACTACTCGCCGAGCCTCGACACCGTCTTCGCCATCGCGGAGCGCATGCCGGTCGGCGTGAAGCTCGGGCCGGGCACCGACCGCGACGTGATCCCCGACGACGCGGAGGCCCAGTGGGTCTCGGTCGACGGCGACCTCGTCGAGATGGTGCTCTGGACCGGCGTGCTCGCCCGCGACGGCGTGCGCCGCGCCGCGCTCGTGCTCCGCGACGACGGCGCGCACGAGATGACGGCTGCGGCCGACAGCGCCGACGAGGAGACGGGGCCGCTCGGGGCGGTCGTGTACGAACCCGACCCGGCGGTCATCCGCTCGCGGCTCATCGGCGACCTGGCCCGCAGGCTCGGCGCGCGCATGGTCGGCGACGGCATCGCCTACCTCACCGCCGACGAGCTCACGGTGACCCCGTTCGCGACCGCGTTCCGGGTGCTCGAGCAATTGCCGCCCGACGAGGACGACCTCCGGCGCGCGCTGAGGCAGCGCGACATCGGGGTGCTCGAGATCAAGAAGCGCGGCGTCGACGTCGACCCGGCGGCGCTGCGGAAGCGGCTGAAGCTGCGCGGCGACCGCAGCGCGACGGTCATCCTGACCCGCGCGCAGGGGCGCCACGTCGCGCTGCTGGCGGAGCGCGCCTGA